A window of Desulfuromonas soudanensis genomic DNA:
GAAATTCGAAAGCCAGGAAGGGCGCACCGTGCGTCAGCCTGCCACTTACCATGCCTTCGATTGCCCCCTGTGCGTCAAACCGGTGCGACTGGTCGACTCCGACGGTTACGAAGTCTCCCTCGAAGAGGCCCTTGCTCAACTTCAGGCTCCGGTCCGCGAGGACTGAGTTCAGATCTGTTTTCCAGCAATCTCCGTGAGCCGCTCCTTTCAGCAGGAGCGGCTCTTTTGTATTGGATTAGAACAGTTGACTCGATAATGAGATGCAGTTATATTAATAACCGTTTAGTTTGCTGATTACATATAACGGATTCTGGCGGCCGTGACGGGGGATGGGGCAGGGGACGGTTCCATGGGGAGGAAAGTCTCTCCTTTGAATGACCGAGTTTTCAGAACCTTCCAAGGGAGTTCTGATTTATGATTTCCATCTGTGCAAAAACATGCGTCTTCGGCGGCGGTCTGATCATTGTCGGCTCTCTGATTCCGACCCGGCAGCTGATTGCCCAATTGCCCAAAGGTTACACCCGCAATTGCTGGTACGCCATGTTAGTCCTGGAGGTCCTGTTTCTTGCCGGATACCTGGGTTATGCCCGGGTCTTCTGGAACGATCATTCAGGATTGCATGATCTGATCGTTCCGGGAGTGTTCTTCCTGGGCGCCTGTTTCGTTTGGCTTGCTGCAGCCCTTTCCCTGCAGACTGTGGATGCCATTGCGCGGCTCAACAGCCTTGAACAGGAAAACATCGCCGACGCCCTGACCGGAGTTTTTAACCGCCGCTATCTGGATCGCTGCTTGAACGAAGAGGTGATGAGGGCCCGACGATTCAATCTTCCTCTATCCATTCTCCTGCTGGATATCGACCATTTCAAGCAGATTAAC
This region includes:
- a CDS encoding GGDEF domain-containing protein translates to MISICAKTCVFGGGLIIVGSLIPTRQLIAQLPKGYTRNCWYAMLVLEVLFLAGYLGYARVFWNDHSGLHDLIVPGVFFLGACFVWLAAALSLQTVDAIARLNSLEQENIADALTGVFNRRYLDRCLNEEVMRARRFNLPLSILLLDIDHFKQINDSYGHRAGDQVLISFAAKLQLELREFDILARYGGDEFMIIAPQTPPQGAANLASRLRNRIEAEKLRLSDVQGRAVEIPLTCSLGVASLAGEVDSAEKLINAADEALYRVKRKENDRGKNPSEGQNLLLGNRGEA